The following are from one region of the Candidatus Rokuibacteriota bacterium genome:
- a CDS encoding sigma-54-dependent Fis family transcriptional regulator has protein sequence MTAASTLLIADDDPVALALLAEVLSREGYRVRAAASGEECLRVAEAEPVDLAIVDLRMPGLDGLQVMRGLATIQPGVPVLVLTAFVTIDTAIQAIRAGAYDYLSKPFRMEEMKVVVRRALEARRLASENRQYRRELEDRYGVQNLQGQSPQMVEVYKLVARVSALETTVLIQGETGTGKELVARAIHYASPRAGRPFVVVDCTALPEGLFESELFGHERGAFTGALSTRRGLLETSDGGTCLLDEIGDLAPTLQAKLLRLLQERAIRRVGGNEVLPVNVRIIAATNRDLGKRVAEGAFREDLYYRLNVVTIVLPPLRERSQDIPLLAQHFLEKYARAAGKPTRGFAPETLAVLSGYHWPGNVRELEHAVERAVALSSSEVLVPGDLPELLRRGPDGDLRLPTSRMTLEEVKQWYVAKVLEEAGGNKVRAAELLGIDRGTLYRILRRHASEGDTEG, from the coding sequence GTGACGGCCGCGAGCACGCTGCTCATCGCCGACGACGATCCGGTGGCCCTGGCGCTCCTCGCCGAGGTCCTGAGCCGCGAGGGCTACCGGGTTCGCGCAGCCGCCAGCGGAGAGGAATGCCTGCGCGTGGCCGAGGCGGAGCCGGTGGACCTGGCCATCGTGGACCTCCGCATGCCTGGGCTGGACGGTCTGCAGGTGATGCGGGGGCTCGCGACCATCCAGCCGGGAGTGCCGGTGCTCGTGCTCACCGCCTTCGTGACCATCGACACCGCCATCCAGGCCATCCGCGCTGGCGCCTACGACTACCTGTCCAAGCCCTTCCGGATGGAGGAGATGAAGGTCGTCGTCCGCCGCGCTCTCGAGGCCCGCCGGCTCGCCAGCGAGAACCGGCAGTACCGCCGGGAACTGGAGGATCGCTATGGCGTGCAGAACCTCCAGGGGCAGTCCCCTCAGATGGTGGAGGTCTACAAGCTCGTGGCCCGCGTGTCCGCCCTCGAGACCACGGTGCTCATCCAGGGCGAGACAGGGACCGGCAAGGAGCTGGTCGCCCGGGCCATCCACTACGCGAGCCCCAGGGCCGGGCGCCCCTTCGTCGTGGTGGACTGCACGGCGCTCCCGGAGGGCCTCTTCGAGTCGGAGCTGTTCGGCCACGAGCGAGGGGCGTTCACGGGGGCCCTCTCGACGCGGCGCGGCCTCCTCGAGACATCCGATGGCGGCACCTGCCTCCTCGACGAGATCGGGGACCTCGCCCCCACCCTGCAGGCGAAGCTCCTGCGGCTGCTCCAGGAGCGCGCCATCCGGCGGGTGGGCGGAAATGAGGTCTTGCCGGTGAACGTGCGGATCATTGCCGCGACCAACCGGGATCTCGGCAAGCGCGTCGCCGAGGGAGCCTTCCGCGAGGATCTCTACTACCGTCTGAACGTGGTGACCATCGTCCTCCCTCCGCTGCGTGAGCGGTCCCAGGATATCCCCCTCCTCGCCCAGCACTTCCTCGAGAAGTACGCACGCGCCGCCGGCAAGCCCACGAGGGGGTTCGCACCGGAGACCCTGGCCGTGCTGTCCGGATACCACTGGCCCGGCAACGTGCGCGAGCTGGAACATGCCGTCGAGCGAGCCGTGGCGCTGTCGTCGTCGGAAGTGCTCGTGCCCGGCGATCTGCCGGAGCTGCTGCGCCGGGGGCCGGACGGCGACTTGCGCCTGCCCACGAGCAGAATGACGCTCGAGGAGGTGAAGCAGTGGTACGTTGCGAAGGTGCTGGAGGAGGCCGGCGGGAACAAGGTGCGCGCTGCCGAGCTCCTCGGCATCGACCGCGGCACGCTCTACAGGATCCTCAGGCGGCACGCCAGCGAGGGGGACACCGAGGGATGA
- a CDS encoding enoyl-CoA hydratase/isomerase family protein: MSSDYRTLNVTRSADGFVATVELCRPEALNAMNTAMGEDLLRCFDGFQWDRAVRAVVFTGAGDRAFSVGGDLKEREGMSDETWRAQHQIFEEATFRVLRCPVPVIAAVEGFALGGGCELATASDFIVAGETAVFAVPEVTRGIFPGVGGTQYLPRILGAPLAREMIFTGRRVPAQEAKAIGLVNHLVPKGQARAKALEIAATIAENGPVAVRQAKKAIAWGSETDLWTGLTLAIEAYNNTVTTEDRLEGVRAFNEKRKPRFQGK; this comes from the coding sequence ATGTCATCGGACTATAGGACGCTCAACGTCACCCGCTCGGCCGACGGGTTCGTGGCCACGGTGGAGCTCTGCCGGCCCGAGGCCCTCAACGCCATGAACACGGCCATGGGCGAGGACCTCCTGCGCTGCTTCGATGGCTTCCAGTGGGACCGCGCCGTGCGGGCGGTGGTCTTCACGGGCGCGGGCGACAGGGCCTTCTCCGTGGGGGGAGACCTGAAGGAGCGCGAGGGCATGTCGGACGAGACCTGGCGCGCCCAGCACCAGATCTTCGAGGAGGCCACCTTCCGCGTGCTCCGCTGCCCCGTGCCGGTGATCGCCGCGGTGGAGGGCTTCGCCCTGGGAGGCGGCTGCGAGCTGGCCACGGCCTCCGACTTCATCGTCGCCGGCGAGACGGCGGTCTTCGCCGTGCCGGAGGTGACGCGCGGGATCTTCCCGGGCGTCGGCGGCACCCAGTACCTGCCCCGCATCCTGGGCGCCCCGCTGGCCCGGGAGATGATCTTCACGGGACGGCGGGTGCCGGCGCAGGAGGCGAAGGCCATCGGCCTGGTGAACCACCTGGTGCCGAAGGGCCAGGCGCGGGCCAAGGCGCTGGAGATCGCCGCCACCATCGCCGAGAACGGCCCCGTGGCCGTGCGCCAGGCCAAGAAGGCCATCGCGTGGGGGAGCGAGACCGACCTCTGGACCGGCCTCACCCTGGCCATCGAGGCCTACAACAACACCGTGACCACGGAGGACAGACTCGAGGGCGTCCGCGCCTTCAACGAGAAGCGCAAACCCCGCTTCCAGGGCAAGTAG
- a CDS encoding HAMP domain-containing protein codes for MRLGVRQKLVLLSVAVLVAVSFGFTALNFRLARGWIEEDLKERAIAFAREVAATIGDRREFENAELLDAQIRQILTIRQNVTQLDVLAFRADGTHVAAASQPGRRLPFTRTDVAQARQGRAVSRLVEGDGERFWEVMAPITLGGAVAGAVAAKFSLERADQLGSRTRGWTLLLTAASVVVMGLLMSLAVSQVVDRPIRVFLEAISALRGGAPQARIRLQSTDEFGTLARQFNEMLARIGQFNDELQTRVKEATAELDQRYQEVQRLNRLLFDMQRRLGHAERLAVSGRIMAEVAHEVGTPLHSVTGHLELLRQELSPPLVTPEVQRRLAVVETQLARVAAIITQLLDMTRGPRGEPARVDLGQLVRETAELVSPSMAAAGVTLRVTTDPGLPAVCGYGTQLEQVILNLLTNAMDVTPPGGRVEIGTFTGDHKQVVLEVRDTGRGIPAAVQARIFEPFFSTKEAGRGTGLGLFISAQIVREHGGTIDVSSGAAGGTVFRVVVPAGEPAA; via the coding sequence ATGCGCCTGGGAGTCCGCCAGAAGCTCGTGCTGCTCAGCGTGGCGGTGCTGGTCGCCGTGTCCTTCGGGTTCACCGCCCTCAACTTCCGGCTGGCGCGCGGGTGGATCGAGGAGGACCTGAAGGAGCGCGCCATCGCATTCGCCCGGGAGGTCGCCGCGACCATCGGCGATCGTCGGGAGTTCGAGAACGCCGAGCTGCTCGATGCGCAGATTCGCCAGATCCTGACCATCCGCCAGAACGTCACCCAGCTCGACGTGCTCGCCTTCCGCGCCGACGGAACGCACGTGGCCGCCGCAAGCCAGCCGGGCAGGCGGCTGCCCTTCACGCGCACGGATGTCGCGCAGGCCCGCCAGGGCCGGGCGGTCTCCCGGCTGGTCGAGGGTGACGGGGAGCGCTTCTGGGAAGTGATGGCTCCGATCACCCTCGGCGGGGCAGTGGCCGGCGCGGTGGCCGCCAAGTTCTCCCTGGAGCGGGCCGACCAGCTCGGGTCCCGGACGCGAGGGTGGACGCTCCTCCTCACGGCAGCCTCGGTGGTCGTGATGGGCTTGCTCATGAGCCTCGCCGTGTCCCAGGTCGTGGACCGGCCGATCCGGGTGTTCCTGGAGGCCATCAGCGCGCTCCGCGGCGGGGCCCCCCAGGCCCGCATCCGCCTGCAATCAACGGACGAGTTCGGAACGCTCGCGCGGCAGTTCAACGAGATGCTGGCCCGGATCGGCCAGTTCAACGACGAGCTGCAGACCCGGGTGAAGGAGGCCACCGCCGAGCTGGACCAGCGGTACCAGGAGGTCCAGCGGCTCAACCGCCTCCTGTTCGACATGCAGCGCCGGCTCGGCCACGCCGAGCGGCTCGCCGTGTCCGGCCGGATCATGGCAGAGGTGGCTCACGAGGTGGGCACGCCGCTGCATTCGGTCACCGGGCACCTGGAGCTGTTGCGACAGGAGCTGTCGCCCCCGCTGGTCACCCCGGAGGTGCAGCGAAGGCTCGCGGTCGTCGAGACCCAGCTCGCCCGCGTGGCGGCGATCATCACCCAGCTCCTGGACATGACGCGAGGCCCCCGGGGCGAGCCGGCCCGTGTGGACCTCGGCCAGCTCGTGAGGGAGACGGCCGAGCTGGTGAGCCCGAGCATGGCCGCCGCAGGCGTCACCCTTCGCGTGACCACCGACCCCGGGTTGCCCGCGGTTTGCGGCTACGGCACACAGCTCGAGCAGGTGATCCTCAACCTCCTCACCAACGCCATGGACGTGACACCCCCCGGGGGGCGCGTGGAAATCGGGACGTTCACGGGAGACCACAAGCAGGTCGTGCTGGAGGTCCGCGACACCGGAAGGGGCATCCCGGCCGCCGTCCAGGCTCGGATCTTCGAGCCCTTCTTCTCCACCAAGGAAGCGGGGCGGGGCACCGGCCTCGGGCTCTTCATCTCGGCGCAGATCGTCCGCGAGCACGGCGGCACCATCGACGTGTCCAGCGGCGCGGCAGGGGGGACGGTGTTCCGGGTCGTCGTCCCCGCCGGGGAGCCCGCCGCGTGA
- a CDS encoding hydroxymethylglutaryl-CoA lyase, with protein sequence MKLATRVTICEVGTRDGFQIEPGFIPTEQKIEVVDRLSATGMSRIEVTSFVSPRAVPQLRDAEEVMARIQRRPGTVYSALVPNDKGAVRAVDGRVDEIHTVISASESHNLANVNMSIAESIVKLRAVAEVARRAGVAISAGISCSFGCPFEGEVPVQRLESVVARLVDLGATGIGLADTTGMANPAQVARVLERLMPRFPGIPWTLHTHDTRAMAIPNILAAMEMGVTQFDASIGGLGGCPFAPGASGNVCTEDLIHCLHAMGVETGVDLAALIETSRRVQEIVGRPLPGQIVKAGQWDRRYPLPDGVEARLAALGTR encoded by the coding sequence ATGAAGCTCGCGACGCGCGTGACGATCTGCGAGGTGGGCACGCGGGACGGCTTCCAGATCGAGCCCGGCTTCATCCCGACCGAGCAGAAGATCGAGGTCGTGGACCGGCTCTCGGCGACCGGGATGTCCCGGATCGAGGTGACGTCCTTCGTCTCGCCCAGGGCCGTCCCCCAGCTCCGGGACGCCGAGGAGGTGATGGCGAGGATCCAGCGCCGGCCCGGCACCGTGTACTCGGCCCTGGTGCCCAACGACAAGGGCGCGGTGCGGGCGGTGGACGGGCGGGTGGACGAGATCCACACCGTGATCTCGGCCAGCGAGAGCCACAACCTCGCCAACGTGAACATGTCCATCGCCGAGTCCATCGTGAAGCTGCGCGCCGTGGCCGAGGTGGCCCGGCGCGCCGGCGTGGCGATCAGCGCGGGTATCTCCTGCTCCTTCGGCTGCCCGTTCGAGGGCGAGGTGCCGGTCCAGCGCCTGGAGTCCGTGGTGGCGCGGCTCGTGGACCTGGGCGCGACGGGCATCGGGCTCGCCGACACCACCGGGATGGCCAACCCGGCCCAGGTGGCGCGGGTGCTCGAGCGGCTGATGCCCCGCTTCCCGGGGATCCCGTGGACGCTCCACACCCACGACACGCGCGCCATGGCCATCCCGAACATCCTGGCCGCCATGGAGATGGGCGTGACCCAGTTCGACGCCTCCATCGGGGGCCTGGGCGGCTGCCCCTTCGCGCCCGGCGCCTCGGGCAATGTCTGCACGGAGGACCTGATCCACTGCCTGCATGCCATGGGCGTCGAGACCGGCGTGGACCTGGCCGCCCTCATCGAGACCTCCCGGCGCGTCCAGGAGATCGTGGGGCGCCCCCTGCCGGGTCAGATCGTCAAGGCCGGCCAGTGGGACCGGCGCTACCCGCTCCCCGACGGCGTCGAGGCGCGGCTGGCCGCGCTGGGGACGCGATGA
- a CDS encoding thermonuclease family protein — protein sequence MARALPARRPLLALAGALLAAALLWPTAGRPEPSRGIEGTVVRLVDGDTIHVAVEGRLEKVRYIGVNTPEIHHPRKGEQPGGRQAREVNRRLVEGRAVRLEPDVQQRDRYGRLLAYVWVRRDDGREVMVNAELLRLGYAQVMTIPPNVRYASAFLTLQRQAREANRGLWRMASP from the coding sequence ATGGCCCGAGCACTCCCGGCCCGGCGCCCCCTCCTCGCCCTCGCCGGTGCCCTGCTCGCGGCCGCCCTGCTCTGGCCGACGGCCGGGCGCCCGGAGCCATCCCGGGGCATCGAGGGCACGGTGGTGCGGCTCGTGGACGGCGACACCATCCACGTGGCCGTCGAGGGCCGGCTCGAGAAGGTCCGCTACATCGGCGTCAACACGCCGGAGATCCACCATCCGCGCAAGGGCGAGCAGCCCGGCGGGCGGCAGGCGCGCGAGGTCAACCGGCGGCTGGTCGAGGGTCGGGCGGTGCGGCTCGAGCCCGACGTGCAGCAGCGCGACCGCTACGGGCGGCTGCTGGCCTATGTGTGGGTCCGCCGGGACGACGGCCGCGAGGTCATGGTCAACGCCGAGCTGCTGCGCCTCGGCTATGCCCAGGTCATGACCATCCCCCCCAATGTCCGCTACGCGAGCGCCTTCCTCACGCTCCAGCGCCAGGCCCGCGAGGCGAACCGGGGGCTGTGGCGCATGGCGAGCCCGTGA
- a CDS encoding CoA transferase: MNSPLAGLLVADLTQNVAGPYCTQILADMGAAVVKVERIGRGDDARAWAPPYWGSESATFMAVNRGKRSLAVDLKAPDGLGVLERLIGRADVFVQSLRAGAVEELGLGWAQAQALNPRLVYCSIAAFGPAGPYRDRPGYDPLMQAYSGLMSITGHPGQPPARVPVSLVDMGTGMWAVTAILAALRERDRTGRGVEVTTALFDTALAWTVFQTNLYLATGEVPTPQGSGTAMIAPYEAFPARDAWVMIAAGSDALFARACEALDAPALAGDPRFTSNPRRVEHRAALVEALSAVTRALPAEDLLARLAKAGVPSAPILRVDQVATEAQTEASGMLVPARHPRLPDYRAVALPIRWDGDRPPVTRVPPLLGEHSAEVLGELGYDPDTIRRLADRHVIGL, translated from the coding sequence ATGAACTCGCCCCTGGCCGGTCTCCTCGTCGCCGACCTCACCCAGAACGTGGCCGGCCCCTACTGCACCCAGATCCTGGCCGACATGGGCGCGGCGGTGGTGAAGGTGGAGCGGATCGGGCGTGGCGACGACGCCCGCGCCTGGGCGCCCCCCTACTGGGGCAGCGAGAGCGCCACCTTCATGGCCGTCAACCGCGGCAAGCGCAGTCTGGCGGTGGACCTCAAGGCTCCCGACGGGCTCGGGGTCCTGGAGCGCCTGATCGGCCGCGCGGACGTCTTCGTCCAGTCGCTCCGCGCCGGCGCTGTCGAGGAGCTGGGGCTCGGGTGGGCGCAGGCCCAGGCCCTGAACCCACGGCTCGTCTACTGCTCCATCGCGGCCTTCGGGCCGGCGGGGCCGTACCGCGACCGCCCCGGCTACGATCCGCTCATGCAGGCCTACTCCGGCCTCATGTCCATCACGGGCCATCCGGGCCAGCCGCCCGCGCGCGTGCCCGTGTCGCTCGTGGACATGGGGACGGGGATGTGGGCGGTGACGGCGATCCTCGCCGCGCTCCGCGAGCGCGACCGGACGGGCCGGGGCGTCGAGGTGACGACGGCGCTCTTCGACACGGCGCTGGCGTGGACGGTGTTCCAGACGAATCTCTACCTGGCCACAGGCGAGGTGCCGACTCCCCAGGGCTCCGGCACCGCCATGATCGCGCCCTACGAGGCCTTCCCCGCCCGGGACGCCTGGGTGATGATCGCCGCCGGGTCCGACGCGCTCTTCGCCAGGGCCTGCGAGGCGCTCGACGCCCCGGCCCTGGCGGGAGACCCCCGCTTCACGAGCAATCCCCGACGCGTCGAGCACCGCGCGGCGCTGGTCGAGGCCCTCTCGGCCGTGACCCGCGCGCTGCCGGCCGAGGACCTCCTGGCGCGGCTCGCCAAGGCCGGGGTCCCCTCGGCGCCGATCCTCCGCGTGGACCAGGTCGCGACCGAGGCCCAGACCGAGGCCAGCGGCATGCTCGTCCCCGCCCGGCACCCGCGCCTGCCCGACTACCGCGCGGTGGCGCTGCCCATCAGGTGGGACGGCGACCGCCCCCCCGTGACCCGGGTTCCCCCGCTCCTCGGGGAGCACTCCGCCGAGGTCCTGGGCGAGCTCGGCTACGATCCCGACACCATCAGGAGGCTCGCGGACCGCCATGTCATCGGACTATAG
- a CDS encoding CBS domain-containing protein — protein sequence MKTLREIMRPSFLFLVQRAASVAEAVHAMTEHNVGIVVVLDGDRLAGVFSERDVVRRVVERGLDPSRTTVGDVMTPDLVVGDADEDYRSAIRKMDQANIRHLPVVSRGRLLSMLSIRDLMRVEMQDQGEELEYLRAYLYQIPPEVTASRAFR from the coding sequence ATGAAGACGCTCCGCGAGATCATGCGCCCGTCCTTCCTCTTCCTCGTCCAGCGCGCGGCCAGCGTCGCCGAGGCCGTCCACGCCATGACGGAGCACAACGTGGGCATCGTCGTGGTCCTCGACGGCGACCGGCTGGCCGGCGTGTTCTCCGAGCGCGACGTGGTCCGCCGCGTGGTGGAGCGAGGCCTCGACCCGTCGCGGACCACCGTCGGGGACGTCATGACCCCGGACCTGGTGGTGGGAGACGCGGACGAGGACTACCGGTCGGCGATCCGCAAGATGGACCAGGCCAATATCCGGCACCTTCCCGTGGTGAGCCGCGGCCGGCTCCTGTCCATGCTGTCCATCCGCGACCTCATGCGCGTGGAGATGCAGGACCAGGGGGAGGAGCTCGAGTACCTGCGCGCGTACCTCTACCAGATCCCGCCCGAGGTCACCGCCAGCCGCGCCTTCCGCTAA
- a CDS encoding acyl-CoA/acyl-ACP dehydrogenase, with protein MSFALTDEQKALKAAVAELCKQYPPQYWRDLDTRREYPDAFVNELTKAGYLAVLIPHEYGGAGLGIMEAALILEEINRSGANAGACHAQMYIMGTVLRHGSEAQKQQYLPKIATGELRLQAFGVTEPNAGSDTTKLQTTAVRRGDRYVVNGQKMFISRVLQSDLMLLLARTTPVDQVKRKTDGLSVFLVDIRGLKGLEVRPLRMMMNHSTNALFFDNMEIPADSLVGQEGKGFSYILDGMNAERVLVASDSLGDARWFIEKAVAYASQRVIFGKPIGANQGVQFPIARAHMAVEAADLMRTKAARLFDAGLPCGAEANMAKYLASEAALQAGDACIDAHGGYGFAEEYDIERKFRESRLYRAAPINNNLIMAFVGEHVLGMPRSY; from the coding sequence ATGTCATTCGCGCTGACCGACGAGCAGAAGGCGCTCAAGGCCGCCGTGGCCGAGCTCTGCAAGCAGTACCCGCCGCAGTACTGGCGGGACCTCGACACGCGCCGCGAGTACCCCGACGCCTTCGTCAACGAGCTGACCAAGGCCGGCTACCTGGCGGTCCTGATCCCGCACGAGTACGGCGGGGCGGGGCTGGGGATCATGGAGGCCGCGCTCATCCTGGAGGAGATCAACCGCTCGGGCGCCAATGCCGGCGCCTGCCACGCGCAGATGTACATCATGGGCACCGTGCTCCGCCACGGCTCCGAGGCGCAGAAGCAGCAGTACCTGCCCAAGATCGCCACGGGCGAGCTGAGACTGCAGGCCTTCGGCGTCACGGAGCCCAACGCCGGCTCGGACACGACGAAGCTGCAGACCACGGCCGTCCGCCGGGGCGACCGCTACGTGGTCAACGGGCAGAAGATGTTCATCTCCCGCGTGCTGCAGTCCGACCTGATGCTCCTGCTCGCCCGGACCACGCCGGTGGACCAGGTGAAGCGGAAGACGGACGGGCTGAGCGTCTTCCTCGTGGACATCCGGGGCCTCAAGGGGCTCGAGGTGCGGCCGCTGCGCATGATGATGAACCACTCGACCAACGCGCTCTTCTTCGACAACATGGAGATCCCTGCCGACAGCCTCGTCGGGCAGGAGGGCAAGGGCTTCTCCTATATCCTGGACGGCATGAACGCCGAGCGGGTCCTGGTCGCCTCCGACTCGCTGGGTGACGCGCGCTGGTTCATCGAGAAGGCCGTGGCCTACGCCAGCCAGCGGGTGATCTTCGGCAAGCCCATCGGGGCCAACCAGGGCGTGCAGTTCCCGATCGCGCGGGCCCACATGGCGGTGGAGGCGGCGGATCTCATGCGCACCAAGGCGGCGCGGCTCTTCGACGCGGGCCTGCCCTGCGGCGCCGAGGCCAACATGGCCAAGTACCTGGCCTCCGAGGCGGCCCTGCAGGCCGGGGACGCCTGCATCGACGCCCACGGGGGGTACGGCTTCGCCGAGGAGTACGACATCGAGCGCAAGTTCCGCGAATCCCGCCTCTACCGGGCGGCGCCCATCAACAACAACCTCATCATGGCCTTCGTCGGCGAGCACGTGCTCGGCATGCCGCGCTCGTACTGA
- the dusB gene encoding tRNA dihydrouridine synthase DusB, whose translation MKIGAVAIASSTRLAPMAGITNAPFRLVARECGSGLTTTEEMDAATLLMNTPHADAIAAYYPAERPLAMQLLGKDPDILVRAARRLEGLGADIVDLNMGCPMPKITAKGKGAALMRDVPAAARILRALRRALAVPLTIKIRSGWDDEHVNAVEVARMAEGEGVDAITVHPRTRAQRHAGQAPWAIIAEVAAAVRIPVTGNGDVRSMAEARRMMAETGCRSVMIGRGALGRPWVFSESFEGLPPEAQREYKARAIARHCALIREHFREKYALVQMQKHLAWYTEGLGHASDCRRLIFEARTPEEVWEVFERYWHAARPGPADQRAVPEDAPLAAG comes from the coding sequence GTGAAGATCGGCGCCGTCGCCATCGCTTCCTCCACGCGCCTGGCACCCATGGCGGGCATCACCAACGCCCCCTTCCGGCTGGTCGCGCGAGAGTGCGGCAGCGGGCTCACCACCACGGAGGAGATGGACGCCGCCACGCTCCTCATGAACACTCCACATGCCGACGCCATCGCGGCCTACTACCCCGCCGAGCGCCCGCTGGCCATGCAGCTCCTGGGCAAGGACCCCGACATCCTCGTGCGCGCGGCCCGGCGCCTCGAGGGGCTCGGCGCCGACATCGTGGACCTGAACATGGGCTGCCCGATGCCGAAGATCACCGCCAAGGGCAAGGGAGCGGCGCTCATGCGGGATGTGCCGGCGGCGGCGCGCATCCTGCGAGCGCTCCGCCGCGCGCTGGCGGTGCCGCTCACGATCAAGATCCGCAGCGGCTGGGACGACGAGCATGTCAACGCCGTGGAGGTGGCGCGCATGGCCGAGGGCGAGGGGGTGGACGCCATCACCGTCCACCCGCGCACGCGCGCCCAGCGACACGCGGGCCAGGCGCCCTGGGCGATCATCGCCGAGGTCGCGGCCGCCGTCCGCATCCCGGTGACCGGCAACGGCGATGTGCGCTCGATGGCCGAGGCGCGCCGGATGATGGCCGAGACGGGCTGCCGCTCCGTCATGATCGGCCGCGGGGCGCTGGGGCGGCCATGGGTGTTCAGCGAGAGCTTCGAGGGGCTCCCGCCGGAGGCGCAGCGCGAGTACAAGGCGCGAGCCATCGCCCGGCACTGTGCGCTGATCCGCGAGCACTTCCGGGAGAAGTACGCGCTCGTGCAGATGCAGAAGCACCTGGCGTGGTACACGGAGGGGCTCGGCCATGCCAGCGACTGCCGCCGTCTGATCTTCGAGGCCCGCACGCCGGAGGAGGTGTGGGAGGTCTTCGAGCGCTACTGGCACGCCGCCCGTCCCGGTCCGGCCGATCAGCGGGCAGTCCCCGAGGATGCACCCCTCGCCGCTGGCTGA